The Rosa rugosa chromosome 1, drRosRugo1.1, whole genome shotgun sequence genomic sequence atcccttttgatgtgagatggttctcaacgtcagttttccaactatggtaatccgaaccagttgagtcaaggatttgaaattcgagtctaggttcattcgacatccttgaaatataagaagaaaaagatgtattagtttcggagtttaaaacttccacgaaaaactaaaacaataagatttccgagctatgctaccaagaaatcaatttccaagaatatttggattagaccgaaacaatgatgtttaatagggtcataagtcgatgcttgcggacgctcttagtccgaatattatgaacactcttagttcattgactacgaacgctcttagttcgtttagcgtgaatttctataattccgctttttaattgtaagttcccaaaaagaaaaaggaggagaaaaataaataaaaactcaaaagcgggaacttttagtaaagaataccttgaaatagtgttgtcggaaatgaccgaaaaagttgcccaaaagttgccggaaaagtcaccggaaaatggccggaaaagttgtagaaaagtcgccggaaaagttgtcgaaaagtcgccggaaaagtgtccggagaGTGGCCGGAgaagtggccggaaagtggccggagAGTTACCGGAAAGTTACTCGACAGATCTGTCGACAGCtgctcggcagatggctcggcagctgctgcgtaggtcctcggcaggtgctcggcagctgctgcgcaggtcctcggcaggtgctcggcagctgctgcgcaggggcttcggcaggactcggcaggtgctgtcggcaggactcggcaggggCTTCGGCAGGTGCAGCGCAAGGgcctcggcagatctcggcagctgctgtgcaggggctgtgcaggggtctcggcaggtctcggcagctgctcggcagcactttggcaggggctcggcaggtctcggcaggtctcggcagctgctcggcagcacttcggcaggggctcggcagcacttcggcaggactcggcagcgGTCCGGCAGCGGTTCAgtttttccggtggccggttcaggcggtttccggccggttctggaggATCTAAAaacggttctgggcttcttggatcaagggctttgatatgagctagggtttggaggttttctgttggtttggaaaaatgacttcgatcGGATTTTGAACTCCCtctactcttttcaatttcgattctaattctagagcaatttcgtgctgataacgtgtttaaggacaagcaaaattgacagagagagagagggaatagagattcaagtgtgtgtttcatttcattcaataggaggtatttatagggatacatttgaagtaaataatgatacaacttgatggcatcttcatttgtagccttccattgtggcatctccatttgcagctccacattgtggtttgtgatgatgattgtcacacttgttccccattggcataaagcttgactcacaagtcactatacctatgctattcactcaaatacttatcttatacatgacatagacattttatacaatgaacaatacaacatgtttcatatatactacaacagtACCAAGTATAATTCTCTGGAATGAAGATATTTTGGTTTGCATACTTGGATCACTTCCTTGTCTGAAATTTGAAAGAATCAAGGTAATTCTTGTTTTGAATATGGAATCGTGGCAGCGGCGAAATCCAATGTCGATGTAGTTTTCTAATTCACACGATGAAAAGTTGAACATGTTTCCTAAATATAGATGGTAAAGCTAATTATAATCCAAATTAGAGTCAAATTATAATCCtaattaaagtcaaattatattTCTAATTATAATTAGAATCCTAATCATAAAATAACATGAACATTGTCTTATCAATGACCATCTATTTAAATAGCAAAAGCTGTGGAAACTTGTTGTGTCAATTCATCGACCACCAATTATATCATTGTAACTCCAAAATGGTCAATTACTACCCTTGGCTAGTATTCTACTTATTGTGGCTCTAGTTTGTGTTTCAGGAGTTGCACAAACCAGTGGTCATGATATTCACAATGACAATCTATTTAAATAGCAAAAGCTGTGGAAACTTGTTGTATCAATTCATCGACCACCAATTATATCATTCTACTCCAAAATGGCCAAGTACCCTTCAGCTAGTATTCTACTTCTTGTGGCTCTAGTTTGTGTTTCAGGAGTTGCACAAACCAGTGGTCATGATATTCAAAATGGTATTTGCAAATCACTTGTGGAGACACGAGGCTATATTTGCCAAGAACATCAAGTAACAACAGAAGATGGTTACATTCTCGGGTTGCAGAGAATTCCATATGGACGGTCTGGTAGAAATTCAGCCACAGATCAGAAGCCGCCTGTTTTGTTGCAACATGGGCTTATATCGGATGCTACATCATGGCTATTCAATCCACCGGATCAGGCTTTGGCGTTCATCTTGGCTGACAAAGGGTTTGACGTATGGCTTGCTAATTCTCGAGGAACGGACTCTAGCCGTGGACACAAATCGCTTACTACTAATGATCCTGCTTATTGGGAATGGACATGGGAACAGTTGGCTGCTTATGATCTTCCTGCGTTGTTCAATTATGTGAACAAGCAAACAGGACAGAAGTCACACTACGTTGGCCATTCCTTGGGAACATTGACAATACTAGCTGCCTTGTCCCAACAAAAATTAAGAAACTCATTGAGATCAGCTGCTTTGCTTACCCCAATTGCTTATCTGGGTCAGATATCCACACTGTTTATAAGAGTTGCTACTCAAACATTTTATGCTGAGCAATTCTACATCGTTGGTGTCCGGGAATTTCCTCCGCTACCGCAATTAGAAGAAACTCTGCAGACCATTATTTGCACACAACCGGGCGTGGACTGTTCCAACTTTCTGGCTGCTGTAACAGGTCCAAATTGTTGCCTAAATCCTTCAAGTTTAGATCTTTACTATAATCATACACCACAATCCACTGCCACAAAGAATTTCATACATTTGTCTCAGATGGTCAGAAGTGGAACCATAAGAATGTTCGATTACACTCTTCCACTCACAAATCTGCAGCACTACAATACGTTGACTCCTCCAGTGTACAACATGGCAAACATTCAGAAAGACATTCCTCTTTTCGTAAGCTATGGAGGGAGAGATGCACTTTCAGACGTCAACGATGTGAAGACTTTACTTAATGACCTCAATGATCATGACAAGGACAAGCTTGTCGAACAATACATAGAGGAGTATGCTCATTATGATTTCATTATGGGTGAGAATGCCCGTCAGAAAGTCTATGATCCTCTGCTCGCTTTCTTCAGGCAACATTGAGATAGATATGATACTTGCTTACTTTGTCCTGGCCATCTTTATCTATGCTTGCCTCAGAGTGAGCCAAGATTACCTACGGTAATTTGACCAGCTACGTTTAGCTAGCTGCTTTGAGTGTGTCAGACAGAGACATTACATGGTTTAGACTATCAGAGAGGTGATATTATGTTCTAGTTTTTGCTTTTCATATGCCTAGCAATACCAGACCCTTTCCATAACGTTCTTTTCTTAGTCCCTTCTGTTATGTTTATCCATTATAATAACATCAATTTCAGACTGAATGTAGTACTGCCGAATGCAGATTATGTTGCCCACTGATGTATGTATTAATTCCCAATTGATCATTTACGATTTGACTGGTCATTCTTTGTAGTTAGAACAGAGTTATTCGATTTGCTTTTAGAAACCATCTTCTTGTGTTTGGCAAGAAAGACAGGGTCTAAAGGCATTGGGGGAAGGTTTTTCTGACTTCTACATGAGGATAATCCATCCTACTCATGATTAACCTATACCATCTCAGTTCATACAAGCTGATGCTGGAAAATAATGCATGGCATGATAGCAGAATCACATTAATGACTTAAAATAAACTGTAGCCGCCTTATCTACTGAAACTTTGAGAAGCTACCAACAAGCAGAGAAACTAATCAAGAGAATACACAGCAAGCTCATaagaaattaaagaaatttCTAATTCACACGAAACTGACCCTTAACCAAAAGTATTCCAGCAGTTTTTCTTTACCATCTGTAAAACTGTCATTTAACTTTCCTGGAATTTTGCAACTCTTGATTACCCAACTTTTTGTAAGACTCCATGAATCTTTTACGCAAACAATGCATATCAAACTAACCCTCCCTCAAGTGCATATTCTACACGTGAAGTGATAAGACAGATTTGGAGAATGTTCATTGCTTAATGAAAGAAAACCAACAACTCAATATAGTCAGTAGTAATTTGATGAGTATTTCTTTGTCTTCATGGTTAACTTTCCACAAGTCTGATCCCATCACATGCTTACTCTCAGTCACGCACACATACGACTCAAGTAAGCGATTAAAAAGTTCTCAAGTGCAATGAGCTGACACCAAGTCACTTTGGTTGTTGTGAATGACTGGGATTCATAGCGTACCACTCCAGATGAGTGGAGATTACGGTTCACGGTCCGTTCCTCGTTACTCATATCTAGTTCATTAGAGTTACTCAATCGTTGCAGTTGGAGaattttgatgttttgatgTTCAAAGGGAAGTCTGTTAAATTTCCTTCTATTGGAATTTGATGTTGAACTTTCTAACAATTGTTTTTTGATATCAGATGTCATGTCAAGTTAAAAACCAATGTACGTAGAACAGAGCATCAGCCAGAGTTTCCCGCGAGTACAATTGTAAATCGCCCAAGATGGATCTGATACTGTGAAACCCTAGGAAAACAACACAAACTAGATATGCACAGCTCTCGGCCATATTCACACCCATCATCATCGTCATCCCAAAAGCCAAAAGCTATACAGAAGACCAGCAGAGAGCTAAACCCCCATCTGCCACCAAATTTTAACTCCCTACAAAATATACTTCATCAGCCTGGCTGTCCCCCAAACACCTTATGTGGCCTCACCACTACTCAACAGAGCCTTAAACCAACTTAGCAAGTCTGAAATTGCACCACTACCAATTTTTCTCTCAAGCCAACATTGATACACCATGTGCAAGATTACATCACCATTTCATTCAGTTCCCCAAACAATCTCTCACCAGACTATTAGTCAATAGTCCCACTAGAAGAGCAAAGGCTGCAATTCACATTCAACTTTGCTTATATTAGCCTTCCTCTCAAAGAGGAATTGGCACTACGGTATCAGTCCTATAGTCATTTGCATCACAACATTCCCATACCAGGGTGAGAAGGAAAACAAGGGCTAAAAGAGGTTTCATACATTTTGAAACAAACAATATTGAAAGATAGCCATCTCCAACCATTCGCACAAATAACTCGGATGAATTAGGCAGGAAGGCCTTATAGATAAATGCAAGTAACATAAGGCAAGAGAAGGAAAGCAGCACTAAACCAGAACCATTATTCATAAAAGAACAcaagcatacatatattaataaTAACAGATGTTACATGGAACATGACCAGTTGCCCATCTGGAAATACAAAACCATAAAGTACCAGCTGCCAATCCAAGTTTGACTTATAGTGGTGTCAACAACCCCAAATCGGTAAAGCTAACATATAACACTGAAAAAGAGTCGATCTGCAAACCTTAAATCTTATCaatatcttcatcttcaaacTCGATGTAGTCATCAGCACCaccttcctcctcctcatcaaGACCCCCAGTAATACCCTCGTTAAGACGTGTATTCTCTGGAAGCTCTCCATAAGCCTTCAGCAGCCTAGCCTCGTCCGGCATGTACTTGAGAATCACATCGGCCTTGTCATCCTGATAGTCACGAAGCCCAACAAGAATGATATCCCCAGCTGCAATCCAAACCTTCTTGTGCATCTTACCACGGATATGGCAAAGTCGCTTGGTTGTATCAATGCACATGGCTTCGCACCGACCATTACCCAGCATCCGAAGCACTTGGGCATACTCCTGTCCATCTTCCTTGAAGACAAGCTCACGCTTTTCGTCATCAGCCTCGTTCTTTCCTCTCTTCCTGTTCTTTCCTCCCTTTCCCTTGTTCTTCGGCATGATTACTGGTTCTGCTTCTGCAACCCTAGTTCAAATCATAAATCACTTGTAAAAGTCCATACACCATTCAACTTAACACAAAGAACTCATATTTTGAGTAGCTCAACTCATCCACCCCAAACTAATTAGGCCCTATTTAACATTCTTCACATCAATATCAATGATCAAATCACTAAATTTTCAGTTCCATGAGAGTACAAGACAATTAAAATCGAAAATCTCCAAAAATTAGGTCATAAAAatactaaataaataaaaaaatcaggCACAGAAATTAACAAAATAGCTAAGCTAGTACACAGAACAGATTCACAAACCATTTATTCAATTCCGGATAAAAATTTCAACATTAAATCATTCATATTAAATACTTAATCGCAAGAAAGAATTTTTCATCAAAACTTGGGGGAAATAAAAGGATAAGACGAATTAAAGCCAGAAACTTGTTCGCGAATCACAAAATTTCACCACAGAGCTCTAGCGACTTACAGAAAAATTGATCAACGGAGCAAACCCTAGATCGATAATAATCGAAAAGAGAACAAatattgaataaattaaattaaatttagagaagaaataaaaaaaaggttGGAAGAAATAGAATACCTCTGGTTAGGGAAAGTTGAAGGGAATTTTGGATGCGAGAGAGCACAACCTGAAAAATCAGCCTTGTTTGGAAGGAATCAAAGGAAGCCCTAGTTTTTGTACCCCAAAGATCGAGTCGGTTCACGTGGGGGTCGGGTCAAAGAAAAGTCAGTTCGACCCGAAAGTGACTGGTTTGGGTTCGACCTCAACAACTTGTTTAACAGATTGCATTTGCACCCATGGGCGgcccaaaacaaaaatatatgtatttttaaaataaaataaaatgtccCAAAAATTTTGAGATGAACTGGATCGAGCTTATATTGATTGAACTTGGCTTGTAAATAAAATAACACAAACTTGAGCTCGTGAGTCAGTCATGAGCATGAGAAACTCGTATTTTGTCACAAGATAACTCGAACTAAACTTGAGTTTTGCAATGAAGATCATATCATTTCACTTGAACTCGAATTCTAAGGATCATGAAAATGAGTAAAACAGCGAGGATAATAGACATATCAAAGGGTTATACATTTTGGTTTTACTAGATCGTGTAGTCTATATACTACTACTCTACGAACGCCCAAGGATGAAGGATGGTTACCACTATTGACAAAGGTGAGAGCTCTACTGGCTAAGCTAGCTATGTATGCAGGCATGCACACACGCATCTCcaattatatacatatatatagttaGAAAAAGAGAAACTACTTGAAGAGTCTGTTAGTTAGTTAGTTAGGTTGTTAATTAGTGAAGAGAAGTACGTAATCAACTATTGCAATGGAATTCGGCAACGAATCGATCTTTGCTTAATTAGCCTTGTATCAACGGCTAGCCATAAGTAGTACGTAGTTACCCTAAACCATAAACTTAACACCATGATTAGAAGCAGATATCTCGTCTATATATGCGATTTATTAATACGATATgaaaccaatatttttcttactTTCAAGTCTCTGTGGCTAGCCGAGTTGACTTAAGGCTAATTGTGTTGGGGCTTACGATGCTTCAAGCCATTCTGGTGGTATTGGAGTTGTGCTTAGGGATAATTCGGGCACAGTGGTGGGTGGTGTCACTACTACAATAATATGATATAAGGACACCCTATAAGGACACATTTTTATCATAGTGTCCTAATAACCTTACAAAGACAAcctaaaaaaaaaccatgagcAAACTTATGCTGGCCCGCCTAATTTTTTTTGCCAAAAGTTAAACTTCCCACTTCTTTTTCCCGCACAAAACCATTCTGTATATAAACCTAAATTCTGCCGAAAAACCCACAAGCTCTATCAGCCTCCAATCTACCGTCGCGTCTGAGCCTTAACTAGAGTGGAGATGAAGGTTGTTGACGCGTATTTGCTCGTTGTTTTGGGAGGCAACGCCAGCCCCTCCGCCAAGGACTTGAAGACCATTCTCGCCTTCGGTAAATTTCGATCTTAGTTTCTTCAATTTCATTCCAGAGATCTGTACAACTAATTGTTCTTGCTTTGGCTAGGTCTAATAGTTCATTTCGTACTATTTCTGATTTCAGTTGAATTATCTGAACGAAAAATTTGAACTGAGTGCCATACAAGATTAGCTAGGGAAAGCCCtagcactacaccaaaaatggtCTTTCACGGCCcacaatgtgcgccgtaaaagggtATTTACGGCGTAAAACAGCAGGCTGTAAATGCCCGAGCCGTAAAAGACATTCCTTTTTAACGGCACACATAAGAGGGCCGTAATTGTGCATCCAAGCACGCTGTAAATGTACTCTCAACAGTCGTCCAGTTTGATTTATAGAATGTCTGCACGCCGTGAATGTCCAAtaaagcacgccgtaaaagactttctGACCACTTATTTACTGCTCACcttgcatgccgtaaaagactgtCTATCACTCTATTCACGGCCTACTACGCATGCCGTGAAAGACTATTTTAACGGCACACTTAGCATGCCGTGAAAGACTGTTTTTACGGCACACTTGACATGCCGTAAAAGAAGTTATCATCTATTTTTTACGGCCAAGTTTGCACGCCATAAAAGGCTTTTCTATCAATTTTATATGTCATTTATGACGCACATAGCCTGCCATAAAAGTCTTTGTGACAAAGAGGTTTCATGCATGGTGTTGCTCATAATCCAAAAATGGTCAATTAACATTTCATTTTGTAATCTTAAGCAAGAATAATAAGCTCAAGTACAGGTgaatcaacatatatatatatatataccataaTTACTAGAAAATGTTTTAACAAACTTGTCATATCCAATCTACTACAAATTAACTAAGTACAATTAGTAGCAAACTTGAGTTTAAGAATATAGCATTACAAAATATACCGCATCATCTTTTGAACAACTCCCAAATGCGGAATCTCTCGACTATCTCTCTAAGAAATTTGTCATCAGTCGGAGCTTGTTAATATATACTTCAAAAAATGGAAGTCCCTGTTATGAATGTAAAACGGAGCTTGTTAATATATACTTCAAAAACTGGAAGTCTCTGTTATGAATGTAAAACACAGTTAAATAACAAAAGCAATATATAGCTGCAGCAGAATTGGCAAATGCCCACAAGTTCATTACTAGTTTACAACATGTAGTTACTGAATTAAAAactttattgttttcttttagcCATTAGAAATAGTATCTTTTGAATATTAAAGCACATTATGTTTGCAAAACAATGCAG encodes the following:
- the LOC133743910 gene encoding triacylglycerol lipase 2-like; the encoded protein is MAKYPSASILLLVALVCVSGVAQTSGHDIQNGICKSLVETRGYICQEHQVTTEDGYILGLQRIPYGRSGRNSATDQKPPVLLQHGLISDATSWLFNPPDQALAFILADKGFDVWLANSRGTDSSRGHKSLTTNDPAYWEWTWEQLAAYDLPALFNYVNKQTGQKSHYVGHSLGTLTILAALSQQKLRNSLRSAALLTPIAYLGQISTLFIRVATQTFYAEQFYIVGVREFPPLPQLEETLQTIICTQPGVDCSNFLAAVTGPNCCLNPSSLDLYYNHTPQSTATKNFIHLSQMVRSGTIRMFDYTLPLTNLQHYNTLTPPVYNMANIQKDIPLFVSYGGRDALSDVNDVKTLLNDLNDHDKDKLVEQYIEEYAHYDFIMGENARQKVYDPLLAFFRQH
- the LOC133725933 gene encoding eukaryotic translation initiation factor 1A, encoding MPKNKGKGGKNRKRGKNEADDEKRELVFKEDGQEYAQVLRMLGNGRCEAMCIDTTKRLCHIRGKMHKKVWIAAGDIILVGLRDYQDDKADVILKYMPDEARLLKAYGELPENTRLNEGITGGLDEEEEGGADDYIEFEDEDIDKI